From Caminibacter mediatlanticus TB-2, the proteins below share one genomic window:
- a CDS encoding ABC transporter substrate-binding protein: MKKKLVALGLSALVASTLMAKEIKVGVLQPLTGPIAAFGQKTLDGIKLIHEKYNKLPNGDTIKLVVVDNQFDKIQTVNGYKRLASGENVVAIEGPLASSMALAIKRFADNTKTPTVTQIATNPRVTQGSKYITRACFTDDFQGKVAAVYALKHNLKNAVVVFDMKQDYSVGLAKAFMNAYRKGGGKILKTLFINSGDKDFNAQVAQIKKLNPEFIYTPIYAPEEGLFLRQLRAAGVNAPVMGGDGIADPGLLKKLAGKAANGVMYTDHFDAAKAPTKLSAEFIKDFKAKYGRVPSAFAATGADGYLLIYNAIKKCNTKANSNNLAQFKSCVNNAVRHTKNLEAVTGYLTIDPNTGNPINKPAVIEKIVDGKTQFVELVKP, translated from the coding sequence ATGAAAAAGAAATTAGTAGCATTAGGACTTAGTGCATTAGTAGCATCTACATTAATGGCAAAAGAGATTAAAGTTGGAGTACTTCAACCTTTAACTGGGCCAATTGCAGCATTTGGTCAAAAAACTCTTGATGGTATTAAGCTAATTCATGAAAAATATAACAAACTTCCAAATGGGGATACTATTAAATTAGTAGTTGTAGATAATCAGTTTGATAAAATTCAAACTGTAAATGGTTATAAAAGACTTGCAAGTGGAGAAAATGTTGTAGCTATTGAAGGACCGCTTGCATCAAGTATGGCTTTGGCAATTAAGAGATTTGCAGATAATACTAAAACTCCAACAGTAACTCAAATTGCTACGAATCCAAGAGTTACACAAGGAAGCAAATATATTACAAGAGCATGTTTTACAGATGATTTTCAAGGAAAAGTTGCAGCTGTTTATGCTTTAAAACATAATTTAAAAAATGCTGTAGTTGTTTTTGATATGAAACAAGATTATTCAGTTGGTCTTGCAAAAGCATTTATGAATGCTTATAGAAAAGGTGGAGGAAAAATTTTAAAAACTTTATTTATTAACTCAGGAGATAAAGATTTTAATGCTCAAGTTGCTCAAATTAAGAAGTTAAATCCTGAATTTATTTATACTCCAATTTATGCACCAGAAGAAGGTCTGTTTTTAAGACAATTAAGAGCTGCTGGTGTTAATGCACCTGTAATGGGAGGAGATGGTATTGCAGACCCAGGTCTTCTTAAAAAGCTTGCAGGAAAAGCAGCAAATGGTGTAATGTATACTGACCATTTTGATGCGGCAAAAGCACCAACAAAACTTTCAGCTGAATTTATTAAAGATTTTAAAGCAAAATATGGAAGAGTACCAAGTGCATTTGCAGCAACAGGTGCTGATGGATATTTACTTATTTACAATGCAATTAAAAAATGTAATACAAAAGCAAATTCAAATAATTTAGCTCAATTTAAATCTTGTGTAAATAATGCAGTTAGACATACTAAAAATCTTGAAGCAGTAACAGGATATTTAACAATTGACCCAAATACAGGAAATCCAATCAATAAACCAGCTGTTATTGAAAAAATAGTTGATGGTAAAACTCAGTTTGTTGAACTTGTAAAACCTTAA
- the serS gene encoding serine--tRNA ligase, which yields MIDLKQLEKDFENISKKLSLKGIDENILKDIKNLFQQKKELLHKIEELKAKRNTLSKEIGKNIKTNPQKAEELKKEVSNIKEEISNLENKLKEIEDNLNKKALIIPNIPDDDVPIGKDENDNVEIKRVGEIPKFDFEIKSHDELGEKLDWLDSIRGVKLAKSRFTVMKKDAARLERALINFFLDHNREYGFEEVWVPVIVNKETMTGTGQLPKFEEDLFKIEKEGLYLIPTAEVPLTNLFRDEIIENLDTPIKLTSYTPCFRKEAGSYGKDTKGIIRQHQFDKVELVAITKPEDSDKVFEEMVECASSALEKLELPYRQVMLCTGDLGFSAAKTIDLEVWIPSQNKYREISSISNTRDFQARRAKIRYKDGKKNKLVHTLNGSSLAVGRTLVAIMENYQTKDGKIKIPKVLEKYL from the coding sequence ATGATAGATTTAAAACAACTTGAAAAAGATTTTGAAAATATTTCTAAAAAACTCTCACTAAAAGGTATTGATGAAAATATTTTAAAAGATATAAAAAATCTATTTCAACAAAAAAAAGAATTACTTCATAAAATAGAAGAATTAAAAGCAAAAAGAAACACACTATCAAAAGAAATAGGAAAAAATATTAAAACTAATCCTCAAAAAGCAGAAGAATTAAAAAAAGAAGTCTCTAACATAAAAGAAGAAATATCTAATTTAGAAAATAAACTTAAAGAAATTGAAGATAATTTAAATAAAAAAGCACTTATTATCCCAAATATTCCTGATGATGATGTCCCTATTGGAAAAGATGAAAATGATAATGTAGAAATAAAAAGAGTGGGAGAAATCCCTAAGTTTGATTTTGAAATAAAATCTCATGATGAATTAGGAGAAAAACTTGATTGGTTAGATTCCATCCGTGGTGTTAAACTTGCAAAAAGCCGTTTTACGGTTATGAAAAAAGATGCTGCAAGACTTGAAAGGGCATTAATTAATTTCTTTTTAGACCATAATAGAGAGTATGGATTTGAAGAAGTTTGGGTACCTGTAATTGTAAATAAAGAGACAATGACAGGGACTGGCCAACTTCCAAAATTTGAAGAAGACTTATTTAAAATTGAAAAAGAAGGACTTTATTTAATTCCAACAGCAGAAGTCCCTCTTACAAATCTTTTTAGAGACGAAATTATTGAAAATTTAGATACTCCTATAAAGCTAACTTCTTATACTCCTTGTTTTAGAAAAGAGGCAGGAAGCTATGGAAAAGATACAAAAGGAATAATTAGACAGCATCAATTTGATAAAGTTGAACTTGTAGCTATTACAAAACCAGAAGATAGCGATAAAGTATTTGAAGAGATGGTAGAGTGTGCAAGCAGTGCCTTAGAAAAATTAGAACTTCCTTATAGACAAGTAATGCTATGTACAGGAGACCTTGGATTTAGTGCTGCAAAAACTATTGATTTAGAAGTATGGATTCCTTCTCAAAATAAATATAGAGAAATAAGCTCAATTTCAAATACTCGTGATTTTCAAGCAAGAAGAGCAAAAATAAGATATAAAGATGGTAAAAAAAACAAGTTAGTCCATACACTTAATGGAAGTAGTTTAGCTGTTGGAAGAACATTAGTGGCTATTATGGAAAATTATCAAACAAAAGATGGTAAAATAAAAATACCAAAAGTGTTAGAAAAATATCTTTAA
- a CDS encoding tetratricopeptide repeat protein, whose amino-acid sequence MEQENVIIIEEKKDKKKFPYLIIILLLLILILLLILLAIVVTKKKKEERKKDLNIENIVKKLEKKNIPKNELNLLVKKATILYKSGQKEKALKILEKISNFSKALSYYNLGVIKIQEKNYKEALNYFKKAIDNKENRPIAAINAAFCALKLKNYKLFDYYRNLAYTFLPEISKNPNYPYYYSLVMYYLGLEYETIPALKMKTDFKNDSKKLLGVIYDYYNDPKNATKYLTTPLYKGLNFAKTGNYYEAKNYLQNTNSNIGKFALSLVDLKIGEYKESSTILKQFANKNLNLYPIIIFLKPSLFSIKEAQKEFLNTFLKKREDFYDLFFYFAPYKVYNMNQTINYLKKGISGIPIGSIEEAKSFLKKSATYSTLNIKISDAIKLALNGHIFLANQKFKNLIKKYPNRYILQYNLALTFAQLGDYYNAYKHFLKAYHLNPYDLKTGILALYSASKSNIQNKHLTALIKEDLNDNTTLEDAMLSIYTNDRIKMIAFLQKSQKNTPFWILTKLTIKALYNKDFSYESLKLKSIFEKDIIANLLYFYATNKDLPINKFAQNFQSFFININKKVNLNDFYYGANIAKEWLFDFAKISGLMYRIRILLINKAKTETFDIIPVLKRLAYANFYTKHFEEAYTIYNDLINNKNVNDPQTLYIAAVSAIGANHHANAVALMELAKLKNPSFLEARYGLGLLWQEAGNLEAASIQYSKIKNGFKSKYFDFNIKEK is encoded by the coding sequence GTGGAACAAGAAAATGTCATAATAATTGAAGAAAAAAAAGATAAAAAAAAGTTTCCATATTTAATCATAATCCTTCTTCTTCTTATTTTAATACTTTTATTAATTCTATTAGCAATTGTAGTTACTAAAAAGAAAAAAGAAGAGAGAAAAAAAGATTTAAATATTGAAAATATTGTAAAAAAGCTGGAAAAGAAAAATATCCCTAAAAATGAATTAAATCTATTAGTTAAAAAAGCAACAATACTTTATAAAAGTGGTCAAAAAGAAAAAGCTTTAAAAATTTTAGAAAAAATCTCAAATTTTTCAAAAGCACTCTCATATTATAATCTTGGTGTTATAAAAATTCAAGAAAAAAACTATAAAGAAGCTTTAAATTACTTTAAAAAAGCAATTGATAATAAAGAAAATAGACCAATTGCTGCTATTAATGCAGCGTTTTGTGCATTAAAACTTAAAAATTATAAACTTTTTGATTATTATAGAAATTTAGCATATACCTTTTTACCTGAAATTTCGAAAAATCCTAACTATCCTTATTATTACTCACTTGTAATGTATTATTTAGGATTAGAATATGAAACGATACCCGCTTTAAAAATGAAAACTGATTTTAAAAATGATTCAAAAAAACTACTTGGAGTTATTTATGACTATTATAATGACCCTAAAAATGCAACAAAATATTTAACTACTCCTTTATATAAAGGGCTAAATTTTGCAAAAACTGGAAATTATTATGAAGCAAAAAATTATTTACAAAACACAAATAGTAATATAGGAAAATTTGCTCTATCTCTTGTAGATTTAAAAATAGGAGAGTATAAAGAAAGTTCAACTATTTTAAAACAATTTGCAAATAAAAACCTAAATTTATATCCAATAATAATTTTTTTAAAACCAAGCCTTTTTAGTATAAAAGAAGCTCAAAAAGAATTTTTAAATACATTTCTTAAAAAAAGAGAAGATTTTTATGATTTATTTTTCTATTTTGCCCCATATAAAGTTTATAATATGAATCAAACTATTAATTATCTTAAAAAAGGTATTTCAGGAATTCCAATTGGTTCTATTGAAGAGGCTAAGTCTTTTCTTAAAAAAAGTGCTACATATTCTACCTTGAATATTAAAATTTCAGATGCAATAAAATTAGCTTTAAATGGCCATATTTTTTTAGCTAATCAAAAATTTAAAAATTTAATCAAAAAATACCCAAATAGATATATTTTGCAATACAATTTAGCTTTAACTTTTGCACAACTTGGAGATTATTATAATGCATATAAGCACTTTTTAAAAGCTTATCACTTAAATCCTTATGATTTAAAAACAGGAATTTTAGCTCTTTATTCTGCTTCAAAATCAAATATACAAAATAAACATCTTACAGCTCTCATAAAAGAAGATTTAAACGATAACACCACTCTTGAAGATGCAATGCTTAGTATCTATACCAATGATAGAATAAAAATGATAGCTTTTTTACAAAAATCTCAAAAAAACACACCTTTTTGGATTTTAACAAAACTTACTATCAAAGCTCTTTATAACAAAGACTTTTCTTATGAGTCATTGAAATTAAAAAGTATTTTTGAAAAAGATATAATTGCTAATTTATTGTATTTTTATGCAACAAATAAAGACTTACCAATTAATAAATTTGCTCAAAACTTTCAAAGTTTTTTTATTAATATTAACAAAAAAGTAAATTTAAATGATTTTTATTATGGAGCTAATATAGCAAAAGAATGGCTATTTGATTTTGCAAAAATCTCTGGATTAATGTATAGAATTAGAATTTTATTAATAAATAAAGCTAAAACTGAAACATTTGATATTATACCTGTGTTAAAAAGACTTGCATATGCTAATTTTTATACAAAACATTTTGAAGAAGCCTATACTATTTATAATGACCTAATTAATAATAAAAATGTAAATGACCCACAAACTTTATATATTGCTGCGGTATCAGCAATTGGAGCAAATCATCATGCTAATGCAGTTGCTTTAATGGAACTTGCAAAACTTAAAAATCCAAGTTTTCTTGAAGCAAGGTATGGACTTGGACTTTTATGGCAAGAAGCTGGAAATTTAGAAGCTGCATCTATACAATATTCTAAAATTAAAAATGGATTTAAAAGTAAATACTTTGATTTTAATATTAAAGAAAAATGA
- a CDS encoding Bax inhibitor-1/YccA family protein: MKFSSNDFKTSQNTYYNNHTHTQQETITDINAFVKRTYQLLAGSLIAGGVGAYVGLGFVQNMINPVSGSLTFVYWGAVILEFILLFGLFAAKNKTPLNLVLLFAFTFMSGFTLSPTLAFFISKNMGYVIGEAFVLSAVAFFGLTIFAMNTKRDFTTMGKMLFITLIVLVVASLLNIFLQLPMLQLAIASVGAILFSFFILYDTQNIIRGNVSSEIEAAVALYLDFLNLFVSLLQILGFLNNEE, translated from the coding sequence ATGAAATTTTCATCAAATGACTTTAAAACAAGTCAAAATACTTATTACAATAATCATACACACACTCAACAAGAGACAATAACAGATATTAATGCTTTTGTAAAAAGAACTTATCAACTTCTTGCAGGAAGCTTAATAGCAGGTGGAGTTGGTGCATACGTAGGCCTTGGTTTTGTACAAAATATGATAAATCCTGTAAGTGGGTCATTAACTTTTGTTTATTGGGGGGCAGTTATACTTGAATTTATTTTACTTTTTGGATTATTTGCAGCTAAAAATAAAACACCTCTTAATTTAGTATTATTATTTGCATTCACTTTTATGAGTGGCTTTACTCTATCTCCAACTCTTGCATTTTTTATCTCTAAAAATATGGGATATGTTATTGGAGAAGCATTTGTATTAAGTGCTGTTGCATTTTTTGGACTTACAATTTTTGCTATGAATACAAAAAGAGACTTTACTACAATGGGTAAAATGCTTTTTATTACATTAATAGTTTTAGTTGTAGCAAGTTTATTAAATATCTTCTTACAACTTCCAATGCTTCAATTAGCAATTGCTTCAGTTGGGGCAATTTTATTTAGCTTTTTTATTCTTTATGATACTCAAAATATTATAAGAGGAAATGTATCAAGTGAAATAGAAGCAGCAGTTGCATTATATCTTGACTTTTTAAACCTCTTTGTTTCACTTCTTCAAATACTTGGCTTTTTAAATAATGAAGAATAA
- a CDS encoding thiamine-phosphate pyrophosphorylase, with protein MKNNFPFRTCDANLNRLKEGIRVVEDILRYELNSPIAHKLKELRHECKVPNYLEIIKYRDATNDILKPSTNSEKKRDNLEEILISNLKRAEESARVLEEIYKLYDVSISENFKNIRYQLYTIEKEILDLIKNK; from the coding sequence ATGAAGAATAATTTCCCCTTTCGCACCTGCGATGCAAATTTAAATAGATTAAAAGAAGGAATAAGAGTAGTAGAAGATATTTTAAGATATGAATTAAACTCTCCTATTGCTCATAAATTAAAAGAATTAAGACATGAATGTAAAGTTCCTAATTACTTAGAAATTATAAAATATAGAGATGCTACAAATGACATTTTAAAACCTTCTACTAACTCTGAGAAAAAAAGAGATAACTTAGAAGAAATCTTAATATCTAATCTAAAAAGAGCTGAAGAGAGTGCAAGAGTATTAGAAGAAATCTATAAACTATATGATGTTTCTATTTCTGAGAATTTTAAAAACATTAGATATCAATTGTATACAATTGAAAAAGAGATTTTAGATTTAATAAAGAACAAATAA
- a CDS encoding hemerythrin domain-containing protein: protein MFVKSVSEKFNKIVKNINKPYLVKKLEKDHEVILNFLEKIKGNIKNKNYSKAFHILNEMFYSYKKHILYENNYLYPKLFKKYYGYENIIEAIKEIKDEEENISKAIDRLMLIYEAPWVIEKNHKEFLSDIENFSLMLKERVDFEESRLFVLY from the coding sequence ATGTTTGTAAAAAGTGTGTCAGAGAAGTTTAATAAAATTGTAAAAAACATTAATAAACCTTATTTGGTTAAGAAATTAGAAAAAGACCATGAAGTAATTTTAAATTTTTTAGAAAAAATAAAAGGAAATATAAAAAATAAAAATTATTCAAAAGCTTTCCATATATTAAATGAAATGTTTTATTCTTATAAAAAACACATATTATATGAAAACAATTATTTGTATCCAAAACTATTTAAAAAATATTATGGATATGAAAATATTATAGAAGCAATAAAAGAAATTAAAGATGAAGAGGAAAATATTTCAAAGGCTATTGATAGATTAATGCTTATTTATGAGGCTCCTTGGGTCATAGAAAAGAATCATAAAGAGTTTTTAAGTGATATAGAAAATTTTTCTTTAATGTTAAAAGAAAGAGTGGATTTTGAAGAGAGTAGATTATTTGTTCTTTATTAA
- a CDS encoding ABC transporter ATP-binding protein, which translates to MYNFKKILNEIKHYKKEFLLAQIFAIIATLIAIPIPLLMPILIDEVLLKKPGIWTQTISLFFNNCSAFCYILITLLIVILLRGLFVLFNILQTYFFEKITKDITYKIRLRILDHLKHLSINEYENLKTGEIASKLISDINTIEEFLIKSVSKFVISILTLIGIAIVLLLINFKLGIFILLLNPFVVILSGKIARKVKKYKKAQNKTISIFQDALIETLELFEQIKAYNKENFFFKKLFKLAKELRDKSFNFSYKSESLNKLSFLIFLIGFEIFRAAGILAVAYDNLSIGLMLAVFGYLWYMMTPIQDIISIQYAYFSAKAAIDRINEILSLKTEPHFENKINPFNKNVKIEIINLSFKYKESDYILENINATFKPKTITALIGASGGGKTTFAKIIAGLLIPNKGDIKYNNTSYTLIGLDKIRENVNLILQETRLFNDTLYFNLTLGKKIDENEIWEALKKVKLYEVVKKWGEGLYTNVGKNGVKLSGGQKQRVAIARALIHKPKVVILDESTSALDIDTEREVFKNIENFLKERTTIIIAHRAETIEKADEIYMIKNKKLIPLTPKIS; encoded by the coding sequence TTGTACAATTTCAAAAAAATTTTAAATGAAATAAAACATTACAAAAAAGAGTTTTTATTAGCTCAAATATTTGCTATTATTGCTACTTTAATTGCAATCCCAATACCTCTTTTAATGCCTATATTAATAGATGAAGTACTTTTAAAAAAACCTGGCATTTGGACTCAAACAATATCTTTATTTTTTAATAACTGTTCGGCTTTTTGTTATATATTAATTACTCTTTTAATTGTTATTTTATTAAGAGGTTTATTTGTTTTATTTAATATTTTACAAACATATTTTTTTGAAAAAATCACAAAAGATATCACATATAAAATAAGATTAAGAATATTAGACCATCTAAAACATCTCTCAATTAATGAATATGAAAATTTAAAAACAGGAGAAATTGCAAGTAAGTTAATTAGTGACATAAACACAATTGAAGAATTTTTAATAAAATCTGTATCAAAATTTGTTATTTCTATTTTAACATTAATTGGAATTGCAATAGTTTTACTTTTAATAAATTTTAAACTTGGTATTTTTATTTTACTTCTTAATCCTTTTGTAGTAATACTTTCTGGAAAAATTGCAAGAAAAGTTAAAAAATACAAAAAAGCTCAAAACAAAACCATAAGCATTTTCCAAGATGCATTAATTGAAACTCTTGAATTATTTGAACAAATAAAAGCTTATAATAAAGAAAACTTCTTTTTTAAAAAACTCTTTAAATTAGCAAAAGAACTAAGGGATAAGTCATTCAATTTTAGTTATAAAAGTGAATCATTAAATAAATTAAGTTTTTTAATTTTTTTAATTGGATTCGAGATTTTTAGGGCAGCTGGAATTTTAGCAGTAGCATATGATAATCTCTCAATTGGATTAATGTTAGCAGTTTTTGGATATTTATGGTATATGATGACTCCAATTCAAGATATAATCTCTATTCAATATGCCTATTTTAGTGCAAAAGCTGCAATAGATAGAATTAATGAAATTTTATCCCTAAAAACTGAACCACATTTTGAGAATAAAATTAATCCTTTTAATAAAAATGTAAAAATAGAAATTATTAATTTATCTTTTAAATACAAAGAGAGTGATTATATTTTAGAAAATATAAATGCTACTTTTAAACCAAAGACTATAACAGCATTAATTGGAGCAAGTGGTGGAGGAAAAACTACTTTTGCAAAGATAATAGCTGGTCTTTTAATTCCAAATAAAGGAGACATAAAATATAACAATACAAGCTATACCTTAATTGGGCTTGATAAAATAAGAGAAAATGTAAATTTAATTTTGCAAGAAACAAGGCTATTTAATGATACTTTATATTTTAATCTTACTCTTGGAAAAAAAATAGATGAAAATGAAATATGGGAAGCTTTAAAAAAAGTAAAATTATATGAAGTAGTTAAAAAATGGGGGGAAGGTCTTTATACTAATGTTGGAAAAAATGGAGTAAAATTAAGTGGTGGTCAAAAACAAAGAGTTGCTATTGCAAGGGCTTTAATTCATAAACCAAAAGTGGTAATTTTAGATGAATCAACCTCAGCTCTTGATATTGATACAGAAAGAGAAGTTTTTAAAAATATTGAAAATTTTCTCAAAGAAAGAACAACCATTATAATAGCCCATAGAGCCGAAACTATTGAAAAAGCCGATGAAATTTATATGATAAAAAATAAAAAACTTATTCCTCTAACTCCAAAAATTTCTTAG